A genomic window from Aethina tumida isolate Nest 87 chromosome 4, icAetTumi1.1, whole genome shotgun sequence includes:
- the LOC109596846 gene encoding POU domain protein CF1A, with protein sequence MAAATYLPASSAVTAADLDVGMNIVGGYHTSGSPRSAADANEMKYLPHNHHNHHHHMAGSPSPGGHAAVSLSAANPWVSLQPGDPWTASMAGMHHAHVHHPHQDVKPLSQQADMMHHQRQQQQTMGSPHAWHPSVSAPHYNPGGAGSPLQQYHAAMNGMLAHHQTAPQIHHSMHRDMQSPHNPHHPDRDVSGGEEETPTSDDLEAFAKQFKQRRIKLGFTQADVGLALGTLYGNVFSQTTICRFEALQLSFKNMCKLKPLLQKWLEEADSTTGSPTSIDKIAAQGRKRKKRTSIEVSVKGALEQHFHKQPKPSAQEISSLADSLQLEKEVVRVWFCNRRQKEKRMTPPNTLGGDMMDGLPPGGHMHPGYGHHPDMHGSPMGQHSHSHSPPMLSPQSMGHQLTAH encoded by the coding sequence ATGGCGGCCGCGACGTACTTGCCCGCAAGTAGTGCTGTGACGGCGGCCGACTTAGACGTAGGGATGAATATCGTGGGCGGCTATCACACCAGCGGGTCACCGAGGAGTGCGGCCGACGCTAACGAGATGAAGTACCTACCGCACAACCATCACAACCACCACCACCATATGGCCGGTTCACCGTCTCCCGGTGGACATGCCGCCGTCTCGTTGTCCGCCGCCAACCCTTGGGTGAGTTTGCAACCGGGTGACCCGTGGACCGCCTCCATGGCGGGAATGCATCACGCTCACGTCCACCATCCTCATCAAGATGTTAAACCTCTGTCGCAACAAGCCGACATGATGCACCATCAGAGGCAACAGCAGCAGACGATGGGTTCGCCGCATGCATGGCATCCCAGTGTCTCTGCACCACATTACAACCCCGGCGGTGCTGGTTCTCCGTTGCAACAGTACCATGCCGCCATGAATGGTATGTTGGCTCATCATCAAACCGCCCCCCAAATCCACCATTCGATGCATAGAGACATGCAAAGTCCGCACAATCCTCACCACCCCGACAGAGATGTGAGCGGCGGTGAAGAAGAGACACCCACCAGTGACGACTTAGAAGCCTTTGCCAAACAATTCAAGCAAAGGAGAATCAAATTAGGTTTTACACAAGCGGACGTAGGCTTAGCACTTGGTACCCTATACGGAAACGTATTTTCACAAACAACGATCTGTAGATTCGAAGCCttacaattaagttttaagaACATGTGCAAGTTAAAGCCCTTGCTACAAAAGTGGCTGGAAGAAGCCGATTCCACAACGGGTTCGCCCACTAGTATCGATAAAATAGCGGCACAGGGCAGGAAAAGGAAAAAGCGCACCAGCATAGAAGTATCGGTGAAGGGTGCCCTCGAACAGCACTTCCACAAGCAACCCAAACCCAGTGCACAGGAAATATCTTCGCTGGCAGACAGCCTACAATTGGAAAAGGAAGTTGTTAGAGTTTGGTTCTGCAATAGGCGGCAGAAGGAAAAACGCATGACGCCGCCGAACACGTTAGGCGGCGACATGATGGACGGTCTGCCGCCCGGCGGTCACATGCACCCGGGCTACGGCCACCATCCGGACATGCACGGGTCACCGATGGGTCAGCACTCGCACTCGCACAGCCCGCCAATGTTGTCGCCCCAGAGTATGGGTCATCAGCTGACGGCCCATTAG